TGTGCGAACCCGCGGTGCTCGATCACCGCGACGGTGGCCGCGAGGATCTCCTCGCGGCGCACCTCGGGTCGCCGACGCGCCACCGGACCGGCCCCTACGCCAGCGGCCTGGTCATGCGAGGTCCCTCGCGATCCGCCGGTGCCAGCGCCGTTCGGCCACCAGGTCGTCCCCTTCCCGCACCTGCAGCACGACGGCGACGTCGAAGTGCTCCGCCCCCGCCCGCACCTCCAGCGTGGACCGCGTGCTCACGGTGGCCTCCGGCCAGGTGAGAGTGAACGAGACATCGGACTCGGCCCGCTGCTCGAACGTCCGGCTGTCCACCGAGACCCGGCCGCGGTAGTGCTCGGCCGCCGTCCCGTGCACGGTCTCGTAGCCGGACCCGTGGTCAACCAGGCACGCGGTCTCCCGTGCCAGCACGTCCCGCTCCACCCGCCAGGACACGCCCTCCGCCGCCTCCGGCTCACCCTCGGCCGCGACCAGCCGCGGCGGCGGGTACGGCGAGGGCTCCTCCACCACCGGGAGCAGCAGCTCGCCACCTCGGACCTCGAGCACGAGCGGCCGTGGCGGTGCCACCGTGTTCGGCCAGTCCGCGCCGGCGAGCGACAGCCGCAGCCGGTGCCCGCGGGCGAACGCGAACGCCGTCGCCTCCAGCTCCACCTCGACGTCGTAGGGCTGGCCCGGCTGCAGCGGCTGCGGTGACTCGTGGCCGTTCCGGTGGGTCAGGTTGAGCAGCCCCCGGGTGACCAGCGCCGAGGTCCCGTCGGGGAACACGTCGGTGAGCTTGGCCGAGACGAACCCGACCGGCTCGGACGCCGTCACGGTCAGCCGCAGCAGCGCATGGCCGAGCAGCTCGACGTCGTCGGCGTCCCACTCCCAGGTCAGCGAGGCGGCGTCGTCGAAGCGCTGGTCCAGCGGCTGGCCGTAGGGCAGGTGGCCGGCGCAGGAGATCCACGCGGCGGTGCCGACGTCCGGCCGGACGACGTACGGCCGGCGCCCGATCAGCCCCAGCGACCGGGTGCCCACCCGCGGACTCGGCCAGTCCTCCTGGCGCCACTCCCCCGCCCAGCTGTCCAGGTCCGGCTCCGGGCGGGTCGAACGGCGCATGAAGTAGGTGACCACCGGCTCCTCGGGGAGGTCCGTGCGGCCGCGCAGCCAGCGGTCCCACCACCGCACCATCTCGGGCAGCAGGTCGATCCGC
This Actinomycetes bacterium DNA region includes the following protein-coding sequences:
- a CDS encoding CocE/NonD family hydrolase C-terminal non-catalytic domain-containing protein, whose protein sequence is CPVMLVAGWADGYRNNSLRTMVALGEAGVPRRLLAGPWSHAATDTSLPGPRIDLLPEMVRWWDRWLRGRTDLPEEPVVTYFMRRSTRPEPDLDSWAGEWRQEDWPSPRVGTRSLGLIGRRPYVVRPDVGTAAWISCAGHLPYGQPLDQRFDDAASLTWEWDADDVELLGHALLRLTVTASEPVGFVSAKLTDVFPDGTSALVTRGLLNLTHRNGHESPQPLQPGQPYDVEVELEATAFAFARGHRLRLSLAGADWPNTVAPPRPLVLEVRGGELLLPVVEEPSPYPPPRLVAAEGEPEAAEGVSWRVERDVLARETACLVDHGSGYETVHGTAAEHYRGRVSVDSRTFEQRAESDVSFTLTWPEATVSTRSTLEVRAGAEHFDVAVVLQVREGDDLVAERRWHRRIARDLA